In Nicotiana tabacum cultivar K326 chromosome 17, ASM71507v2, whole genome shotgun sequence, one DNA window encodes the following:
- the LOC107830115 gene encoding G-type lectin S-receptor-like serine/threonine-protein kinase At1g11300, with protein sequence MKLSTRKILLFRAALVLVFYIANASDTISTNKALLDSETLVSNDKKFIFGFFSPENSTNRYVGIMFNIQSPTVVWVANRDKPLQDSSGRVTVSEDGNLVILNAQKKRVWSSNISTAVRNSTAQLLDTGNLVLKDNSTGRVLWESFRDPSDSFLQYMKIGVDKSTNTTNLLKSWKSPLDPSAGSFSAGIQPETVPQIYIWKNGRLPHWRSGPWNKQIFIGIPDMTTFYLNGFDLVNDNKGTAYLSFLYANQAEITYFTLNSTGFLHQKYLDPRKNDWEVTWEGQVSECDFYGKCGPFGSCDPRSSPICSCLEGFKPKSEEEWRKGNWTNGCIRKTALENERNNSNLEQGKQDWFLKLQSMKVPDLAIWVPFADEDCHKGCLRNSSCIAYSYYIGIGCMHWEGILLDIQKFSTGGADLFLRLAYTELDQKRDIKVAIGIIVPVGSIVLAIFGYFSCKYLAKHRGRKKKSELLLRESMPNFYKESMVTDDINQAKFEELFVYNFDILASATDNFNLSSKLGQGGFGPVYKGKLPEGQEIAVKRLSQSSGQGLEEFMNEVVVISKLQHRNLVRLLGCCTERGEKMLVYEYMPKRSLDAYLFGSNPEEKEFLDWSKRVIIIEGIGRGLLYLHRDSRLRIIHRDLKASNILLDEQLNPKISDFGMARIFPGSQDQANTERVVGTYGYMAPEYAMEGRFSEKSDVYSFGVLLLEIISGRRNSSFHQDDSALSLLAYAWKCWNENNIVELVDPKIIDMQFEREILRCAHVGLLCVQEYAEDRPNVSVVLSMLTSEISDLPSPKQPAFTTRPSCSEKESSKTQGSVNTVSITIMEGR encoded by the exons ATGAAATTAAGCACTAGAAAGATACTTCTATTTCGAGCTGCTCTTGTTCTGGTTTTTTACATAGCAAATGCTTCAGACACCATTAGCACCAACAAAGCCCTGCTAGATTCAGAAACTTTAGTCTCAAATGACAAAAAATTCATATTCGGGTTCTTTAGTCCTGAAAATTCGACGAATCGTTATGTTGGTATTATGTTCAATATCCAATCACCAACTGTGGTATGGGTAGCCAACAGAGACAAGCCTTTACAGGATTCTAGTGGAAGAGTGACAGTATCAGAAGATGGCAATCTTGTAATCTTGAATGCACAGAAGAAGAGAGTATGGTCATCTAATATTTCAACAGCTGTGCGAAATTCTACTGCCCAGCTCTTGGATACTGGGAACTTAGTTTTGAAGGACAATTCCACTGGCAGAGTTCTATGGGAAAGTTTCCGGGATCCTTCAGATTCCTTCTTGCAGTACATGAAAATTGGGGTCGATAAGAGTACTAACACGACGAATCTGCTGAAATCATGGAAAAGTCCTTTGGATCCATCTGCTGGGAGTTTCTCAGCTGGTATTCAACCTGAAACGGTTCCCCAGATTTACATATGGAAAAATGGGAGACTCCCTCATTGGCGTAGCGGTCCATGGAATAAACAGATTTTCATTGGAATACCAGACATGACTACTTTCTACCTCAATGGATTTGATCTAGTAAATGACAACAAGGGAACCGCATACCTCTCCTTTTTATACGCAAATCAGGCTGAGATTACCTATTTCACCTTGAACTCAACAGGGTTTTTGCATCAGAAATATTTGGATCCTAGGAAGAATGATTGGGAAGTGACATGGGAAGGTCAGGTAAGCGAGTGcgatttttatggaaaatgtGGGCCTTTTGGAAGTTGTGATCCTAGAAGCTCACCAATCTGCTCTTGTTTAGAGGGATTTAAGCCGAAAAGTGAAGAGGAATGGAGGAAAGGAAACTGGACCAACGGATGCATCAGAAAGACTGCATTagagaatgaaagaaacaacTCTAACCTTGAGCAGGGTAAGCAAGATTGGTTCCTGAAGCTACAGTCAATGAAAGTGCCAGATTTGGCTATTTGGGTGCCTTTTGCCGATGAAGATTGTCATAAGGGTTGCTTGAGGAATTCTTCCTGCATAGCTTATTCATACTACATAGGCATAGGATGCATGCATTGGGAAGGAATCTTACTTGATATCCAGAAATTCTCCACAGGCGGGGCAGATTTATTCCTTCGCCTTGCATACACTGAGCTTG ATCAAAAGAGAGATATTAAAGTAGCCATTGGGATCATAGTACCAGTAGGCTCAATAGTTCTTGCCATTTTTGGATACTTTTCATGTAAATATTTGGCTAAGCACAGAG gaaggaagaaaaagagtGAGCTCTTATTAAGAGAATCAATGCCAAACTTCTACAAGGAAAGCATGGTTACAGATGACATCAACCAAGCAAAATTTGAAGAGCTATTCGTATACAACTTTGACATCTTAGCAAGTGCAACTGACAATTTTAACTTGTCTAGCAAGCTTGGGCAGGGAGGTTTTGGTCCAGTTTACAAG GGGAAATTGCCAGAGGGACAAGAAATTGCTGTGAAAAGGCTTTCACAGTCTTCAGGTCAGGGGCTAGAGGAGTTTATGAATGAGGTTGTGGTGATTTCCAAACTTCAACATCGTAATCTTGTAAGGCTCCTTGGCTGCTGCACAGAAAGAGGAGAGAAGATGCTGGTTTATGAATACATGCCAAAAAGAAGCTTAGATGCATATCTCTTCG GTTCAAACCCTGAAGAGAAAGAGTTCCTAGATTGGAGTAAACGTGTGATCATCATTGAGGGAATTGGTCGAGGTCTTCTTTACCTTCACAGAGATTCAAGGCTAAGGATTATTCACAGGGATTTGAAAGCAAGCAACATTTTGTTGGATGAACAACTGAACccgaaaatttcagattttggcaTGGCAAGGATTTTTCCAGGTAGCCAAGATCAGGCCAACACAGAGAGAGTTGTTGGTACCTA TGGTTACATGGCACCTGAATATGCAATGGAAGGAAGATTCTCAGAAAAATCAGATGTTTACAGTTTCGGAGTTTTGTTACTAGAAATTATTAGTGGAAGGAGGAACTCTAGCTTTCACCAAGATGACAGTGCATTAAGCCTTCTAGCATAT GCATGGAAGTGTTGGAACGAAAACAACATTGTCGAATTGGTTGATCCCAAGATAATAGATATGCAGTTTGAAAGGGAAATTCTGAGATGTGCACATGTTGGGCTATTATGTGTTCAAGAATATGCAGAAGATAGACCAAATGTTTCGGTGGTTCTATCTATGCTCACTAGTGAAATTTCTGATTTGCCAAGTCCTAAACAACCTGCATTTACAACAAGACCGAGCTGTTCCGAGAAGGAATCTTCTAAAACTCAAGGCTCTGTGAACACAGTTAGCATTACGATTATGGAAGGACGATAA
- the LOC107830118 gene encoding calcium-binding protein KRP1-like codes for MAALGRDVVFEDFFPSMVEKLGSEGFLKELRNGFRVLMDGEREVITFESLKKNSALLGLQEMSDDELMCMLREGDLDGDGCLNEREFCVLMVRLSPDLMDKSRLWFAETVANVF; via the coding sequence ATGGCTGCATTGGGACGTGACGTAGTGTTCGAGGATTTCTTCCCGTCAATGGTGGAGAAGCTCGGGTCAGAAGGGTTCTTGAAGGAGCTTCGAAACGGGTTTCGGGTGCTGATGGATGGGGAGAGGGAAGTAATCACGTTCGAGAGCTTGAAGAAGAATTCAGCATTGCTAGGGTTGCAGGAAATGAGTGATGATGAGCTGATGTGCATGTTAAGGGAAGGGGATTTGGATGGAGATGGTTGCTTGAATGAGAGGGAGTTTTGTGTGCTCATGGTTCGCTTGAGCCCTGATTTGATGGACAAATCAAGATTGTGGTTTGCTGAGACTGTTGCCAATGTCTTTTAA